Genomic segment of Phormidium ambiguum IAM M-71:
GCGCAAAACACCTTCGCTCATGCAGTTTACGGATTCTTCAGAAATGGAGGAACGCGCTGCTATGTTGTTAAAGTTACCAGTGAGAGCGAACTTAATTCTGCTCTAGAAAGTTTTGAAGCGATTGATGAAATTGCCCTGGTTCTTGTACCGGGACAGACAAGCACAACCATCCAAGCGGCAGTCAAAGACCATTGCCAAAAACTAGGCGATCGCTTTGCCATCCTTGACTCTCCCGAAACCGTAGACTTAAGCAGTCCTACTCTCGTAGACACCCTCAAGCCCTTCAACTCAGATTATGCGGCTTTATACTTCCCCTGGATTCAAGTTTTCGATCCAGCTAGCAACAGCCAAATCTACGTGCCGCCTAGCGGACACATCGCAGGTATTTATGCTCGCGTAGATACTCAAAGAGGAGTCTACAAAGCTCCTGGCAATGAAACTATTCTTGGAGCAGTTGGACTCAAATATAGTATCAGCAAAGCCAAACAAGACGGACTCAACCCCGCTGGGATCAACTGCATTCGCAAGCTCAACGGCGATATTCGAGTTTGGGGCGCACGTACTCTCGGCGGTGACGCGAACGGAGAATTCAAATATATCAACGTCCGCCGCTTGTTTAACTTTCTGCGCGAGTCGATCGACGAAGGAACTCAGTGGACAGTTTTTGAACCCAACGCACCAGATCTTTGGGCGCGAATTCGCCGCAACGTGAATGCTTTTTTATTCACAGTTTGGCGCAGTGGCGCGTTGTTCGGTAGCACGCCAGAACAAGCTTACTTTGTTAAGTGCGATGAAGAAACCAACCCCCCCGAACTGCGAGAACTCGGTCAAGTGGTTACTGTAATTGGCGTATCCGTCGTCAAACCAGCCGAATTCGTCATCTTCCGCATTAGCCAGTGGGCAGGGCCAGGAGCTAGTTAAGAAGGGGAAAAGGGGAAAGGGAAACGGAAACTATTAAAGTAATATTTCTTTTCTGTCTTTCTTCTGACCTCTTGTTACCTCTGTTTCCCCAATTCATCTTCCCTAACTCCCCTCTTTCCCATTTCCCCTTTCCCCCTTTTCCCCCTTTCCCCTTTCCTTATGCTCATCCCCGGCGTTTACAAAGAGGATATCTTCCCGGCATCTGCCCCACAACTGATTACAGGTGTACCTGTATTCTTGGGATTTGCAGAAAAAGGGTTAATTAATACAGCCCAGCGATTCACTCTTTGGCCTGAGTTTACCGCAGCTTTCGGTCAGCCCTTAGAAGATAGCTACCTGTATCATGCTGTAGAAGGTTTCTTCGGAAATGGCGGGACTCCGTGCTATGTGATTCGTCTCCAAAAAGACGGGATTTCCCTAAAAGAGGCATTATTACAAGCACTGAAACAATTGGAGTCGATCGACGAAATAGACTTAATCTGTGCGCCAGATATTGTGGGGGAGAACCTAGCAAAAGAACAGGTGCAGGAAATGCAGGGGGCAATTCTGGATCACTGCGATCGCATGGGCGATCGGTTTGCCATTCTAGATTCTCCCAGCTTCACGGCGGGACGGCAGATCTCGGCAATGCAGCAATATCGGCAAAATTTGCGGAGTCCCAACGGTGCTTTGTACTTCCCTTGGATCAAGATTGAGAACGGTTCTTACATTCCTCCGTGCGGTCATATTGCTGGTGTTTATGCCCGTTGCGACGCTGGAGTTGGTGTCCACCAAGCACCAGCTAACCAAGTTCTCGAAGGCGTACTGGACTTGCAAATTGACTTATCTGAAGCAGAATTTGCCACACTTTATCCTGAAAACCAAGTGGGAGGAGTTAACTGCCTACGTGCTTTCAGAGGAAGAGGCATCCGCATCTGGGGAACTCGTACTTTGAGCGACGAGCCTGCTTGGGGTTATCTTAATATCCGGCGCTTATTTTTAACAGTTGGTCGCTGGATCGATCGCAATCTTGCTGATGTTGCTTTCGAGCCAAACGATTATAAATTGTGGGTTCGCATCGAACGCGAATTAACGACTTACTTTTTATCTTTATTCCAACAAGGAGCACTGAAAGGAAACGCACCCCAAGAAGCCTTTTACGTCAAATGCGACGCAGAAACTAACCCACCAGAACTACGCGACATCGGAAAAGTAGTAACAGAAATTGGCTTGGCACCTGCCATCCCGAATGAATTTATCATCGTTCGTCTAATTCATGGCACGACAGGGGTTGTCTTAACCCAATCTACTTAATTGCGAACAGGGAAAAGGGAAAAAGGGGAAAGGGGAAATGGGAAAAAGAAGTAAAGATTGTTTTTCCATTTCCACAACCTAACAATTCCTTTGCGATCGCAATATTTAAGTATAAAAACACAAGTCAACCAATCTATTTCCCTTTCCCCTTTTTCCCCTTTTCCCCTTTTCCCCTTTTCCCCTTTTCCCCTTTCCCTTTTCACATTCAAGGAGTATTTCTGATGCCCGACGTTAAAGCCCCGCACAAACCAGATCCGTATTTTTCACATAGTTTTTATGTGGAATGGAACGGCATCATTCACGCAGGTTTCGTCGAATGTAATGGTCTGAGTTCTCATCAACATGCAATTGTATATCGGGAAGGAACCGATCCGAATAACGTCCGTAAAATACCCGGAATGATTAACAATAACAACATCACTCTCAAACGAGGCACTACCAACAATGATGAACTCTGGCAATGGCGATCCAAAATAGCAAAGGGAGAAATTGAACGCCGGGAAGTGTCGATCGTCTTGATGGATGAAATGGGAAGAGAAAAAATTCGCTGGAATCTCACAAACTGTTGGCCTGTAACCTGGAGTATTTCACATTTTGATGCCATGAATAATGACATATCAGTGGAATATATAGAACTCGCCCACGAAGGAGTAACTGTCGATAAGTGGTCGTAAAATCGTATCTTTATCACCTCAGTAAAAAACGTTTTCCCTTTTCCCTTTTCCCTTTTCCCCTTCTTTAAACTATGTTGCAGCCGACTGAATTTCCTTTTATTCTCCCGCAAGGTTATATAGATACGGAAGGCAACGTTCACCGAGAAGGGGCAATGCGACTGGCGACTGCTTATGACGAGATTGCCCCTATCCGAGACCCTCGCGTGCAAGCGAATCCAGCATATCTAGCAATTATTCTCTTATCGAGAGTCATCACTCGTCTAGGAACAGTTGAACATATTAACCCAAAACTCATAGAAAACCTTTTTTCTGCCGATCTCGTTTATTTACAAGATTTCTACCAGCGCATTAACCAAAACGGACATAGCCGTCTTTTGGTAACTTGCCCTCATTGCCAAGGTGAATTTGAAGTAGAAACCGTGCCTGTGGGGGAGTAGTTTGCTACCCTTCCGATCGACTACTTGAAGAGGTAGCGTATATTGCCTATCACTTTCATTGGTCTTACGAGCAAATCGTAAATTTCGTACACCGAGAAAGGCAGGAATGGGTAGCAGAAATTGTCCGTATTAATCAGAAATTAAACGATAGTCAAGCCAGACGTGGTTAATGACATTCAGTTGGATAATCAATGCTTCTTAGGCTAGTAGCAAGTGAGGAAAAATTGGCAAACAAATTAGGTTGGAATGCGGCGTTGGGTGGAGGAACTAATCTCTTAGGTGTCCGTTCCGATCCCTATCTAACCTACAATTTTTTAGTAGAAATTGGCGGGTTAGTAACGGGAGGATTTACTGAAGTTAGTGGATTAGAAAGCGAGATTGAGTTGGAATCTTATGCGGAAGGGGGCGTGAATGGATACACCCATTATTTCCCAAAAAGAACAAGATATTCTAACCTGATTTTGAGTCACGGAATTACTGATGTAGATACGCTTTGGCTTTGGTATAAAGCAGCGGCTACTGGCAAAGTTCAGCTTAAGAATGGCACGATTATTTTGCTAAACCAACAGCGGCTACCTGTAATGTGGTGGAATTTTAAAAATGCTTATCCCGTTAAATGGTCTGGCCCTCAATTTAATGCAAATAATAGCTCTGAAGTAGCAATTGAAAGAGTGGAATTGGTTCATCAAGGAATTGATAAACCTTTCTTTAGTTTAGGTTTGCGCGGAACGTATGTCTGAAGTTAATAACTCACCAGCAAGTAATCAGGGAAATTGGCAGGATGCGATCGCTCCAGGGTTTCAAGACCGTTTGATGCGCCCTCTAGTGAAACCGGGGGTAATTGACAAGGCTCAGTTAGCTGGAAATATTCTTTCCCGATCGGATCGCTTCGCCAACCGACTTCCATTAGTTTCTCAATTGGAACGTCGTTTTTCTGGCGTAAAAAATCTTCCCACAGGTCAATTACCAATTGTCTACGCCCAACCTCCCAGTGGCGAGGCGAATGTTGCCAACACTGCTACATCTGGAAATTTACCTGCTTCTGGGCGTGTTTCCAGAGCCATTGTTCAAGCCAAATTTGCCCCAGCACCCTCAAGAAGTGGTAGCGCATCTCCAAGTGCGATCGCTCCCGCTAGAGGGATGCCAGTAGCAAATAGCACTCAGGTTTCCAGCAGTGCTGTTGAGGTATCCAGTTCACCACTACCTGTGGTGCGAAGCCAAAGCACTGAGCCAACACAGGTAAAACAAAAACCTGCTTCAAATTCACTTTCTGCTCAATCCAATATCCGCACCAATACTACTAAAGAGCCTACACCACAGCCTGTAGTTCCAAACCCAAATACTGAGTCAATCTCAACACAGCAAAACCTTGATTTAATTGCGCCTTCGACTTCAGAAAATACGATCGCACCAGCTATCCAACAACAAAATTCACCTTTACCTGTCGTGCGAAGTCAAAGTGTCGAATCAATTTCAGCACCGCAAAACCTTGATTTAGTAGCACCTTCGACTTCAGAAAATGCGATCGCTCCTTCTCGTGAACAACAAAATTCACCCTTACCTGTAGTCCGAAGTCAAAGTGTCGAATCAATTTCAGCACAACAAAACCTTGATTTAGTAGCACCTTCGACTTCAGAAAATGCGATCGCACCTGCTACCCAACAACCAACTTCACCTTTACCTGTCGTGCGAAGTCAAAGTGTCGAATCAATTTCAGCACAACAAAACCTTGATTTAGTAGCACCTTCAACTTCAGAAAATGCGATCGCTCCTTCTCGTGAACAACAAAATTCACCCTTACCTGTAGTCCGAAGTCAAAGTGTTGAACCAATTTCAGCACCGCAAAAACAGGAGTCAGCGCAGTCAGAACGCTTACCTATTGTCTCCGCCGAACCCTTAACAGGTGAAGTTAGCAATCTAGGCAATGCTTTAACTGTGGCTAACTCGCAACCTTTGCAAACTCAAGTTAATCCGTTACCAGTGGTGCAACCGAGATCTAGTGGGAGCCAGCAAAAAATGCGATCGCAAAATCCAACAACTGCTTCCCCAAATCCTTCCACCATTCCCCAAACAACAGAAAATTACTCTCAACCAACTGGCGAAACGAAGGCATCCATCCCAACTGTACAGGTTACAAATACCGTGCGTTCTTGGTTAGAGCCACAGCCTCATCCGTTGCTGAAAAACCAAACTGCTGCCAATCCTACCCCAAACCAAACTTTCAATCGAGAAACGGCAACCGGAGCAACTAACTTAAATACGCCTTTAGTATTCTCTACCCCTCCCTCCTCTGCGGGACAGGGACAACAGGCAAATAACCCTGAATTTACTTCTTCCCAGCCAAATTTTGAGGCAGGACAAACAAACTATAATTCAGCCACTGCAATAACAACAGTATCCCCACAAATCCCACAAAATTTTAATAGACCTCCCACAGTTGAAAGTGCTCAATCCGAAGGAAATAATACGCCTAACAATAATAGCCAAACAAAAATTGATGTGGATGCTTTAGCCGATAAAGTAGAACGCAAACTTATGCGGCGGTTAGTGATAGAAAATGAACGCAGGGGGCAAACAAGATGGCGTTAGAGAAATTAAAAATTGCGATCGAAGAGAACTACCCCTCCTTTGGTAGACCAATGGATGTTTTATTTAACCCTCAGCAAATACAACTTTCTAGAGCCGGGGGTAGCATCATGGAAGGTCAATTAGTCGGAGGAGATCAACCTGCTACCTTAGCCATTGAATTATTTTTTGACACCACTTTAGGTAAATTCGGCCCCGAAGACGTACAAAAATACACCAAACCTATCTACAACCTCACCCGTAAAAAAGGGAAATTAGACAGACCACCCTTATGCCGTCTGAATTGGGGAAAAGGTTATGCTTGGTTTTTGCAAGGTTATTTAAAACAAGTTACCAAAACTCTTACCCAGTTTTTAGAAGATGGAACACCAGTCCGTGCCAAACTAAATTGCACCTTTGAAGAATGGATTCCATTAGAGTACCAAAAGAAAAATCAGAACCCAATCGACGACCCAATTCGCGTTGTTAAGCGCGGTGAAACTCTTAGTAGCATTGCTGCCCAAGAATATAACGACCCATCCCTTTGGCGGTTAATTGCCGAAGTCAACAAAATTGATAACCCGCGTGCGATCGTTCCCGGTCAAGTTTTGACTGTTCCGCCGATGCGAATTAATAGCACGTTTTAAGGGGAAAATATGTATAGCCTTAGCGATGCCGAATTACTAAATCTTAAAGTTCAAGTCTTACTAAAAGGCGCTCGTCTACCGATAAAAGCAGAAGTAGATTTACAAGCAATCTCAGTACATCAAGACTTGGATGCACCGGGAATGTTTGCGATGGAATTTCTGAACTGGGACCCTACTAAAGGCAAAGTTACCTGGGTAGATGACAACTTATTTGATATAGCCACTCAGGTAGAAATTCAAATAGGCTACCAAAATAATTTAATCACTTTAATTGGAGGAGAAATTACAGGATTAGAGCCAGAATTTCAATTAGATATAATGGCTCCCCTTCTGGTTGTACGGGGTCATGACTTGCGCCATCGACTTTTAAGAGGTCGCAAAACTCGATCTTTTACAAAAATGAAAGATAGCGAAATTGCCAGTCAAATTGCTACAGAACAAGGCTTACAACCCCAAGTTAAAGACACTCAAGTAAAATTGGATTACGTTCTGCAAGCAAATCAAACCGATCTAGAATTTTTGCAAGAAAGAGCAAGGCGGATTGGGTACGAAGTAGTTGTAGAAAACAAAATTTTATATTTTCATCCTCCCCAAAATGATACTCAGAAAGTACTAACATTAACACGGGAAGATGACCTGATTGAATTTCGTCCTCGCTTAAGCGCTATGGGTCAAGTTAGTAACGTAGAGGTGCATAGCTGGAATTTTAAAGATAAAAAAGCATTTACTGGTAAAGCTGCTGCTGGTAGTGAAAATTCAACCATGAAAGGTTCCACAAGTGGCCCACAAAAAGTTAACCAAGCTTTCGGTAAATCGACTCATATTATTGTCAGCGAACCTGCATCTAATCAAACAGAAGCCGATCGCATGGCAATGGGACAATTTAATGATATGGCACTAACTTATATTACTGGTGAAGGCATTTGTTTGGGATTTCCTGAATTGCAGCCAGGAAGAGTCATTGAAATTACGGGAATAGGCAATCGGTTTAGCGGGCTTTATTACGTTACTTCAGCAACTCATTTCTACCACAAAGACCGAGGATATGTTACTAATTTTACGGTGAGGAGGAATGCTGCATGATGGGAATGAATTTATTATCAGAATTATTAGCTGTACCCGAACAACAAGGACGTTTTTATGGGGTCACAGTTGGGATAGTTACAAATAATAAAGATGATGATGGATTGGGGAGAATTAAGGTAAAATTTCCCTTACTTTCTGATAATGATGAGAGTTATTGGGCTAGAGTATTAACGTTGATGGCTGGAAACGATCGCGGAATTTATTTCTTACCAGAAGTTGACGATGAAGTGTTAGTAGCATTTGCTCACGGCGATATCGAGTCGCCGTATATTTTAGGCGCAGTTTGGAATGGCAAAGATAAGCCCCCCGAAAAAAATGACGATGGAAAAAACAACCGTCGTTTAATTAAATCTCGCAGCGGGCATCAAATAATTTTGGATGATACGAAAGATGAAGAGCAGATAATCATCCGCGATCGCACTGACAAGAACGAGATAGTAATTGATTCTAAAAATAACAAACTTAATATAAAAGTAGAGGAAGATATCACCATTGAAGCAAAAGGTAAAATAACAATCAAAAGCAGCGATGGAGATGTTTTAATTGAAGGTAAAAATTTATCTTTTAAAGCACAACAAAGTTGTGAAATTAAAGCTGATACAAATTTAAAAATGCAAGCTCAACAGAGTTGTGAAATCAAGGCTAATACTAATTGCAACGTTCAAGCAAATGGAGGAATGACGCTTAAATGTGCAGCAGGAGTTAACATCAACGACGGTGCTTTGGAGGTAATTTAATGCCGGGATATTTATTACAGACGGGTGCAACTGTTATTTGCGCTCATGGAGGACAAGCACAGCCAATTGCGCCTAATCCTCGCGTAAAAGTAATGGGTCAACCGATTACTACTCAGTCATCACCTCATGCGATCGCAGGCTGTGCTAATCCCGTACCACCTATTAACGTTGGCCCTTGCATTATTGCTCAGTGGGTAAGTGCTTCCACACGAGTCAAATCAATGGGACAACCAGTGCTATTACAAGATAGTCAATCCGTCTCAATTCCTACCGGAACTCCCTTGAATATTTTAGTAACTCAAACTCGCGTTAAAGCAATGTGATAGAGCAAAAGGACAAAAAAGTTAGTATGAATGCCGATTTTTTAGGAGTGGGATGGACATCCCCAGTAAAACTAGACGATAAAAATCAAATCGAAATGGCACGTTATGAAGAGTGCGTGCGACAGTCGATTTGGACGATTCTCAGCACCGCTTACGGAGAACGTTTAATGCGCCCTGATTTTGGTTGCGGCATTCACGATTTAGTATTTGCTAACAACAGTGCTGGCACAATAGGAGTTGCGATGGCATCCGTAGAGCAATCATTAATTCAGTGGGAACCGCGTATAGATTTGCTGGACGTAGATGCCTATCCCGATCCCTCTCAACCCAACCGATTACTCATCCAAATTAATTACCGAGTTCGTACAACTAATAATCGCTTTAACTTAGTTTATCCATTCTATTTAGACTACGAAATGTAAGGGAAGAAGGGGAAAAGGGGAAAAGGGGAAAAAGACAAAAACTAAATTATTTTTTCGAGGTCAATTTCCTCTGTTTACTATTACCGATTCTCACCTCTATTTACCTCTTACCCTTTCCCCCTTTCCCCTTTTTCCCTTTCCCCCTTTTTCCCCTTTCCCCTTTCCCCTTCCTATGTCCATCCAGCCTCCCAAAATAGATAAGCGCACCTACCAAGAAATTGTTGCCCAAACAGAACAATTGGCGCAGAAATTTACTGAATGGCGACCTCGTGCTGATGGTAAACCTGATGCGGGACGGGCGCTGATTCGTATTTTTGGGCGGATGGCAACACTGGTAAGCGATCGCATCAATCAAGCCCCAGAGAAAAACTTTTTAGCATTTCTAGATACGATCGGCACGCAAATTTTGCCGCCAATACCAGCACGAGTTCCCCTCACTTTTAATTTAGTTTCAGGTAGTTCAACTGATGCTTCTGTTCCTGCTGGGACTCAAGTAGCAGCGCCGCCCATAGAAGGAGAAGAAGAGGTTGTTTTCGAGACGGAACGCGATCTGGCATTGATTACAGCACAATTACAAGCGGTATTTGTTCGTGAACCTTTTACAGATAAGTATAGCGATCGCACTTCTGAATCTATAAGCAATATTAACGCTGCTTTCAAAGCATTTGAAGCCAATAAGCCAAACGAACATTACTTTTTTCTCGCTCAAGACCAATTATTTGCTTTACCAGAAAAAAAGACGATTACTTTTATCTTTTATTCAACA
This window contains:
- a CDS encoding phage tail sheath family protein — its product is MPTTYLSPGVYVEEVPSGTSPIVGVGTSTAGFIGLIPQSTSSQTTTSTSTTTETSPSSPDTSSVTPGDAATGEIKLCTNFTEFKKFFGDFSQDNVAQNTFAHAVYGFFRNGGTRCYVVKVTSESELNSALESFEAIDEIALVLVPGQTSTTIQAAVKDHCQKLGDRFAILDSPETVDLSSPTLVDTLKPFNSDYAALYFPWIQVFDPASNSQIYVPPSGHIAGIYARVDTQRGVYKAPGNETILGAVGLKYSISKAKQDGLNPAGINCIRKLNGDIRVWGARTLGGDANGEFKYINVRRLFNFLRESIDEGTQWTVFEPNAPDLWARIRRNVNAFLFTVWRSGALFGSTPEQAYFVKCDEETNPPELRELGQVVTVIGVSVVKPAEFVIFRISQWAGPGAS
- a CDS encoding phage tail protein, translated to MPDVKAPHKPDPYFSHSFYVEWNGIIHAGFVECNGLSSHQHAIVYREGTDPNNVRKIPGMINNNNITLKRGTTNNDELWQWRSKIAKGEIERREVSIVLMDEMGREKIRWNLTNCWPVTWSISHFDAMNNDISVEYIELAHEGVTVDKWS
- a CDS encoding LysM peptidoglycan-binding domain-containing protein, with the protein product MALEKLKIAIEENYPSFGRPMDVLFNPQQIQLSRAGGSIMEGQLVGGDQPATLAIELFFDTTLGKFGPEDVQKYTKPIYNLTRKKGKLDRPPLCRLNWGKGYAWFLQGYLKQVTKTLTQFLEDGTPVRAKLNCTFEEWIPLEYQKKNQNPIDDPIRVVKRGETLSSIAAQEYNDPSLWRLIAEVNKIDNPRAIVPGQVLTVPPMRINSTF
- a CDS encoding phage tail sheath family protein, yielding MLIPGVYKEDIFPASAPQLITGVPVFLGFAEKGLINTAQRFTLWPEFTAAFGQPLEDSYLYHAVEGFFGNGGTPCYVIRLQKDGISLKEALLQALKQLESIDEIDLICAPDIVGENLAKEQVQEMQGAILDHCDRMGDRFAILDSPSFTAGRQISAMQQYRQNLRSPNGALYFPWIKIENGSYIPPCGHIAGVYARCDAGVGVHQAPANQVLEGVLDLQIDLSEAEFATLYPENQVGGVNCLRAFRGRGIRIWGTRTLSDEPAWGYLNIRRLFLTVGRWIDRNLADVAFEPNDYKLWVRIERELTTYFLSLFQQGALKGNAPQEAFYVKCDAETNPPELRDIGKVVTEIGLAPAIPNEFIIVRLIHGTTGVVLTQST
- a CDS encoding phage late control D family protein, whose product is MYSLSDAELLNLKVQVLLKGARLPIKAEVDLQAISVHQDLDAPGMFAMEFLNWDPTKGKVTWVDDNLFDIATQVEIQIGYQNNLITLIGGEITGLEPEFQLDIMAPLLVVRGHDLRHRLLRGRKTRSFTKMKDSEIASQIATEQGLQPQVKDTQVKLDYVLQANQTDLEFLQERARRIGYEVVVENKILYFHPPQNDTQKVLTLTREDDLIEFRPRLSAMGQVSNVEVHSWNFKDKKAFTGKAAAGSENSTMKGSTSGPQKVNQAFGKSTHIIVSEPASNQTEADRMAMGQFNDMALTYITGEGICLGFPELQPGRVIEITGIGNRFSGLYYVTSATHFYHKDRGYVTNFTVRRNAA
- a CDS encoding phage tail protein; amino-acid sequence: MLLRLVASEEKLANKLGWNAALGGGTNLLGVRSDPYLTYNFLVEIGGLVTGGFTEVSGLESEIELESYAEGGVNGYTHYFPKRTRYSNLILSHGITDVDTLWLWYKAAATGKVQLKNGTIILLNQQRLPVMWWNFKNAYPVKWSGPQFNANNSSEVAIERVELVHQGIDKPFFSLGLRGTYV